The Verrucomicrobiia bacterium region GCCACCGGCTTGAAGGCCACCCGAAAATAGAGGAGCTCCCCGTTGGAGATGCCGCCCTGGACGCCGCCACTCCGGTTGGTGCGGGTCCGCACCCGGCCGGCGACGTTGTGGAAGGCATCGTTGTGCTGGCGGCCCGTCAGCGACACGCCGCCAAACCCGCTGCCAATCTCGAACCCCTTGGTTGCCGGCAGCGACAACATCGCCTTGCCCAGGTCGGCTTCGAGCCGGTCGAACACTGGAGAACCCCATCCCGGCGGCACTCCCCGGGCAATGCCGGTGATCAGGCCGCCGACGCTGTCCCCCTCCGCCCGCACTGCCTCAATGCGCGCGATCATCTCGTCCGCAACCGCCAGGTCCGGACAGCGCACCATGGTGGCCTCCACCTGCTCCCGGGTGACCGTCGCGTGGTCCACGGTCGCCTCCAGATCCTGCACCCGCGAAACCCACGCCAGCACGTCCACCCCCCAGCGTTCGCGCAACAGCTTGCGCGCAATCGCGCCGGCGGCGACCCGACCGATGGTCTCGCGTGCGCTGCTGCGACCGCCCCCGGGCCAGGCACGAATTCCGTACTTGGACTGGTAGGTGTAGTCCGCGTGCGACGGCCGGAACTTGGTCGCCATCTCCGAATACGCCTCGGGACGCTGGTCCTCGTTCGGCACCCACATCGAGATCGGCGTGCCAAGGGTCCGTCCCTCAAATGTCCCGCTCAGGATGCGGATGGTGTCGGACTCCTTGCGGGGCGTCGTG contains the following coding sequences:
- the aroC gene encoding chorismate synthase; this translates as MGNIFGQLFRITTWGESHGGGVGVVVDGCPPRLALTEEDIQPELDRRRPGQSRITTPRKESDTIRILSGTFEGRTLGTPISMWVPNEDQRPEAYSEMATKFRPSHADYTYQSKYGIRAWPGGGRSSARETIGRVAAGAIARKLLRERWGVDVLAWVSRVQDLEATVDHATVTREQVEATMVRCPDLAVADEMIARIEAVRAEGDSVGGLITGIARGVPPGWGSPVFDRLEADLGKAMLSLPATKGFEIGSGFGGVSLTGRQHNDAFHNVAGRVRTRTNRSGGVQGGISNGELLYFRVAFKPVATVMHEQDTVDVQLQDTTLKGRGRHDPCVLPRAVPMVEAMTALVLVDHALRHEAQCGPFSPGAVATP